The window ataataaaagctactttTGATTTAATTTCTCAGGGGTATTGAGTACATGCTCTTAAGAGCCAAACAAGGCATAAGTCAACCTGACTTTAAGCATTAAAGTTTGCTTAAGAGAAGAACcggaaaataaataaataaataaacatcACTGAGCTCCCTTTTCGGCCTTGTCCTCTTGGCTTGAGGTCTGGGTGGAAATACGACGACCAACAACATCCTCGAAATCTGCGACAATCAAATCTTGCTATAATTACCTTTGTTAGAAAAGATGGTCATTCACTATTGTAGGATAAAATTTGGCCTTCACTTACCGGACCCAAAAACGTCTTGCCGAAGAAAAACCAGTATCCTGCGACAACTACTGCCCAGATGCCAATCACAACACATACATAATCTGCTCATGGTTATTATATTACTCTTGATATACTGCGAGTCAACACTTACTCATAGTATTTGCGGTAGCGGGAAGTGACGTAGGAAAGCAGAAGAACTGTAAATGGTGTTAGTATAATTGTTTAGAGTTTGTAGAGTAATACCAACTTACAATTGAAGTAACAACCACGTAGAGTGCTCCAATGACATTCACAATCAGACCAAATACTCTTCCCAACTTGAAATGAGTCCCTGGAGTCTGGTAAATGTCAAGCACCTTCCGTCCTCGAATGAGCAGGACGATGATCGGAAACGAGTACGAGACGTTCAAGAAAATGGTGCATGACGCGACATATGCGCTGAAAGCTACCGCCGGGCCTAGATATAAGAGACCAAATAGGATATTAAAGACGAAGCAGAACATGATAGTTCGGACTGGTACGTTCAAGCCAGCCTGAATGTGAGCAAAGTAGTTGTGAAAAACGATGCCACGATCACGAGCCATAGCGTAAAGTAGTCTGCTGACGCTTGTGATGCTGGCGTTTGTGCCGTTGATAAAACAAACGGCGAGCATTAAGCTGAGAATagtggcagcagctcggCTCTTGGTTGCCTGAAGGATGAGCTCGACAATAGGCATACCTGTCGACGTAGCAAGGACGGTCTCGGCATCGACAAGGCAGAAGAGAATGACTAGAATAAAGCCGAATCCCCTAAgaatatagttattagttATGTTTTCGggcttatatatatatatgcacaGCATGATGACATTCAACTTACGTGATACCACCAATAACAATG is drawn from Trichoderma asperellum chromosome 4, complete sequence and contains these coding sequences:
- a CDS encoding uncharacterized protein (TransMembrane:13 (o26-47i54-72o78-94i106-124o144-165i177-197o217-238i259-284o304-333i354-376o382-406i427-447o459-480i)), translating into MALFGSNAAASGDGALQPRLSTLSTMAMAFAILNTWIALAGSIGLVLPSGSSVALLYGFIFCVLCCFCVAASLGELSAIWPTAGGQYHFVYALCTERWRKPMSFVVGWANIVGWLVVVTVQDYFGSQFISAAAVVASNGSYQITAAKTYGIFVAILVFTTVANIWGNRILGRWNDAALYWSIFGFVIISIVLLSMSEKTSAEFVFTDFNNETGWSDGMAWILGLLQSALSLIAFDVVLHMTEEMPNPSRDAPRAMMYSIVIGGITGFGFILVILFCLVDAETVLATSTGMPIVELILQATKSRAAATILSLMLAVCFINGTNASITSVSRLLYAMARDRGIVFHNYFAHIQAGLNVPVRTIMFCFVFNILFGLLYLGPAVAFSAYVASCTIFLNVSYSFPIIVLLIRGRKVLDIYQTPGTHFKLGRVFGLIVNVIGALYVVVTSIFFCFPTSLPATANTMNYVCVVIGIWAVVVAGYWFFFGKTFLGPQDLIVADFEDVVGRRISTQTSSQEDKAEKGAQ